The genomic region AAATTCTCTCCTTTTTATTTTTATCTGGAGGTATCCCCAGTTCCTTTGTCAACTCCCCACCATAACCTATATGCTTCATCAGTTACAGGCCAATAATTCCCTGATTCAAGGACTCCAAATTTTAAATATGTCACACTTCCATCTGTTAAAAGAGCGTTTAAACCTTGTCCTTTATTCCAACTCCAATCAACCCCTGGTGTTTGATTAGGACCTCCCCCTGCAGGGGTAAGACCTCTTGGATGTCTGTAAGCCCAGTTTCTATGTCCCCACTCACCACCCGGCAAAGGACCCGATGGATTATTCCCCATACTTATATCAAGACCTTTACCATCTACAAGAAGTAATCTTGGATATTTTAATTTTTCTCTAAATGGAAATGATTTGACTTCATACCATCCAGTACCACGGTCAACATATATACCATTATAAGCATAAGCAAGATAATGGGTTACATTTCCTGAACCATAATTAACAGTTTGGGTATAGTAATCCATAACATTAAATGGTGGTAAAGGTTTTCCTTGAACACTCGGGCACATATATGGACTTTTTGACCTTGCATCCTGCCAACTCTTATAATTCCATGCATTTTTCCCTACATATTTAACTATTCCCATATCATCTCTCCACCATCTATCAGCCCTTGGACTCCATCCATCATAGTCCTCTGCATACATCCTGAAACCAAGATATAGTTGTTTTAAATTGTTTATACAGGTAGCTCTTCTTGCTGATTCCCTTGCTTTTCCTAAAACAGGAAGTAAAAGACCAGCAAGAATCGCTATTATCGCCACAACCACAAGAAGTTCTATCAATGTAAAGCCAGCCCTTTTCAATTTCCTTTCCATAATTCACCTCCTTTTTAGTTCCAGTCAGGAAATCTTAATGAATACCTATTTGGATTACCCCTACCTATTGAATTTGGTGCTGCTTCTACCGGAATATCATATTCAGAACCTCTTTTTATAGAAGACCACCATCTCACACTACCATCAACATACAGAAAATTTGCTCCTTCAAATTTATGCGGATTATAAGCCTTTAAATGAGCATAATAGTCATTCCAAACTTGAGCAGGTGCACATGGAATTATATAACCGCCTGTCTCTGGATTAGGGAAATTTCCTATTGTCATATCACCTATAAAATCACTCATAATACTTATATCAGAAGGAGAATTTTTATTTCCAACATTTGTATCAATAGAAAGAAGATTCTTCAAAAGAGAAGTTTTATTTGTAAGTCCAACTGCGTAAGTGTAGGTTAAATGTGTGTTATACCAGTAATGAAAGTTCCCTGAACCCCAACGTCCTGGCTCCCATACAAGATACCCTGTATCAGTTGCAGTTCCCATTGAAGAAGGACAGACAAATAAAGAATAATTTTTCACATAGGATGGACCTTCAAGTTGTTTTGTGTTTCTATCTAATTGCCCTGTCAAAAGTTCTAATGACCTGCTTGGATTTGGAGTATTTCCATTTGCATCCCTATAAAATGTCCACCTATTTTCATAACCAGATTGATATGAATTAGAACTATTCCTGTAACTCATTGAATCAATATTTGAAGGAAACCAGCCATCATAATCATTCGCATACATGTGGAGAGCAAGCCCTATCTGTTTTAAATTATTTAAACATACAGCCCTCCTTGCTTGTTCTCTTGCCTTATCAAGAACAGGTAAAAGCATCGCAGCAAGAATCGCTATTATCGCTACAACCACAAGAAGTTCTATCAAAGTGAAACCATGTAGTTTTGAGAAAATGCTCTTTTTCGCCAAACGGCATGGCAAATATGCCACTCTTTTGGGTGTAGAAAAATTTTTCTTCATATTGCACCTCCTTTTTCTTTTTTATCTATTCTAAACAGGGGATGATAACCAAAGGTCGTTACCATTACCCCTGATAAAGTGAATTTCACACCCACAGGAATTCCCTTTTATAAATTTTGGCTGTAATATAATTTGTTTTCTTAATTTTCTATTTGCTTTTATCTCTTCAAGTAAAATATTTGCCGCCATTTCCCCAAGTCCTCTAACATCCTGAACAACCTGTGTAAATCTTATTTTTGAATTAAAAA from bacterium harbors:
- a CDS encoding DUF1559 domain-containing protein codes for the protein MKKNFSTPKRVAYLPCRLAKKSIFSKLHGFTLIELLVVVAIIAILAAMLLPVLDKAREQARRAVCLNNLKQIGLALHMYANDYDGWFPSNIDSMSYRNSSNSYQSGYENRWTFYRDANGNTPNPSRSLELLTGQLDRNTKQLEGPSYVKNYSLFVCPSSMGTATDTGYLVWEPGRWGSGNFHYWYNTHLTYTYAVGLTNKTSLLKNLLSIDTNVGNKNSPSDISIMSDFIGDMTIGNFPNPETGGYIIPCAPAQVWNDYYAHLKAYNPHKFEGANFLYVDGSVRWWSSIKRGSEYDIPVEAAPNSIGRGNPNRYSLRFPDWN
- a CDS encoding type II secretion system protein is translated as MERKLKRAGFTLIELLVVVAIIAILAGLLLPVLGKARESARRATCINNLKQLYLGFRMYAEDYDGWSPRADRWWRDDMGIVKYVGKNAWNYKSWQDARSKSPYMCPSVQGKPLPPFNVMDYYTQTVNYGSGNVTHYLAYAYNGIYVDRGTGWYEVKSFPFREKLKYPRLLLVDGKGLDISMGNNPSGPLPGGEWGHRNWAYRHPRGLTPAGGGPNQTPGVDWSWNKGQGLNALLTDGSVTYLKFGVLESGNYWPVTDEAYRLWWGVDKGTGDTSR